From Alphaproteobacteria bacterium, a single genomic window includes:
- a CDS encoding sarcosine oxidase subunit delta: MLRIPCPHCGPRDETEFVYGGDATVAEPSDPQAPASMSDAEWTAFLYLRDNPKGAHRERWYHAHGCRRWIVVGRDTASNRILDLDAEAAS; the protein is encoded by the coding sequence ATGCTGCGCATCCCTTGCCCCCACTGCGGCCCCCGCGACGAGACCGAGTTCGTGTATGGCGGCGACGCCACGGTGGCAGAGCCTTCCGACCCCCAGGCCCCCGCGTCCATGTCGGACGCCGAGTGGACCGCTTTCCTCTATCTTCGCGACAACCCCAAGGGGGCGCATCGCGAACGCTGGTACCACGCCCACGGCTGCCGCCGCTGGATCGTCGTCGGCCGCGATACCGCCAGCAACCGAATCCTCGACCTGGACGCCGAGGCGGCCTCATGA